A genome region from Fusarium musae strain F31 chromosome 5, whole genome shotgun sequence includes the following:
- a CDS encoding hypothetical protein (EggNog:ENOG41~antiSMASH:Cluster_5.1~MEROPS:MER0200434) — translation MSDKANTTGSQSEAFGPTYIVEPTESHTHTVVLLHGRGSSGEEFAQELLEETLLSDQSSLAQKLPSWRWVFPSSRELWSTAFEEDMPAWFEASSLTDTIARQDLQIPGIRQSISYIKTILDQEIERLGGDTSRVVLGGISQGAAVAIWTLLCLDSVERPLGAFFATNTWLPFASSIENYLSNEQKSPIDTGTEFVAGMLAQSKVSHPQSRERPPSTTVFLGHGTDDAYVDVELGRKARDIIIQAGFTVEWREYQGAEQEGHWFKAPEEVDDLLNFLMKHVEKPKQQAQV, via the coding sequence ATGAGTGACAAAGCCAACACGACTGGGAGCCAAAGTGAAGCATTTGGCCCAACGTATATAGTTGAGCCAACTGAATCACACACCCATACAGTAGTTCTCCTCCACGGTCGAGGAAGCAGCGGTGAAGAGTTTGCCCAGGAGCTCCTCGAAGAGACTTTACTATCAGATCAATCCAGCCTTGCCCAAAAATTACCCAGCTGGCGATGGGTGTTTCCTTCATCGCGTGAGCTATGGAGCACGGCTTTTGAGGAGGACATGCCCGCGTGGTTtgaggcttcttctttgacggATACTATTGCTCGACAAGACCTTCAAATCCCGGGCATCAGGCAGTCGATCAGCTACATCAAGACGATTCTAGACCAGGAGATTGAAAGACTTGGCGGAGATACGTCAAGAGTGGTCTTGGGTGGAATTAGTCAAGGTGCAGCGGTGGCAATATGGACATTGCTTTGTCTAGACTCTGTCGAGAGACCTCTCGGCGCCTTTTTCGCTACAAATACTTGGCTCCCCTTTGCTTCCAGTATCGAGAACTACCTATCAAACGAGCAAAAGTCGCCTATAGATACAGGAACTGAGTTTGTCGCTGGGATGCTGGCTCAGTCAAAGGTCTCACATCCTCAATCTCGAGAAAGACCCCCATCAACGACCGTCTTTCTTGGTCATGGAACCGATGACGCGTATGTTGATGTCGAACTTGGAAGAAAGGCGCGAGACATCATTATTCAGGCTGGCTTTACAGTTGAGTGGAGAGAATATCAGGGAGCAGAGCAAGAGGGACATTGGTTTAAAGCaccagaagaagttgacgATCTGCTCAACTTTCTTATGAAGCACGTGGAAAAGCCTAAACAACAGGCTCAAGTGTGA
- a CDS encoding putative NRPS-like protein biosynthetic cluster (EggNog:ENOG41~antiSMASH:Cluster_5.1~SMCOG1002:AMP-dependent synthetase and ligase) — protein MKDYSKYASIVETMTIRHDSNAVEAHKPAVQPSQAKLFTLDEMIKRRAVELGDTILMGAPETGVDDFKEHSAVDIDRYADAAVQRLQRLGFEPVDPTLEKAPVVGMLGQSGIHVVIQIIALNRLGYSSFLISTRLASPAITQLLTLTDCNVILTTPPFHPVLKEVQQNRQLEILPLLQNADIFHLNAPRFVRDYSPEAESRKVAVIIHSSGSTGLPKPIYLTNSSCIGAFAVHMNMRAFLTSPFFHSHGFYEVFRSIYSGKPIYFTNYGLPLTRETVMAQLKATKPEIFHCVPYVIKLLAESDEGIQMLADMKLVLYAGSGCPDDLGDRLVERGVNLCGNYGATETGRLATSARPEGDKAWNYIRVLPPAEPYTIFDEVAPGLFECVALDGLPSKSTTNSDNPPGSFRTRDLFTQHPTRPNLWKFACRLDDRFTLINGEKVLPIPIEGRIRQEEIVKEAIVFGDGRTYPGILIVKADRVADMPDDEFLDTIWPSVEDANSRAESFSRIPKELVVIVPADSDYPRTDKGTFIRVPTYRQFEKEIEAAYNRYEGQGDEAGSLKLEGSELEDYLLQQLKSKCGADLGSSEADFFASGVDSLQCIQMWSLIKREIYLGGRQSELGQNVLYETGNVKLLARQLERLRNGASDEAQDQLKVMEDLIEKYSTFERHVPGSAAQPEKELVLLTGVTGALGAHALAQLTAQPNVGAVWALVRAASDTAATERLYSSLQARGLSLNEEQRSKVLALPCDLSRLDLGLSESHISELRTKLTAIIHSAWAVNFNISVQSFEDQHIKAVHNLIQLSLSVQTPKPARFFFCSSVSSAGGSPRPGKVLEAQVPSPAHAQHTGYARSKYVAEHITGNACKNAGAVARVLRLGQLVGDTKVGEWNTTEGIPLMIQTAVTLGALPSLNEEMTWLPVDLAASTILDLANLGASSPSDRSSDPDLVYHILNPVRFHWANDMLPSMTKAGFKFETLPTDQWMDRLRNSERDPAKNPPIKLLDWFEGKYGNKAASSAEKGPLDYLTDKSREDSETLRNVPDVTNVDYVKMMLGRLQARWAEKV, from the exons ATGAAGGACTACTCTAAGTATGCAAGCATTGTCGAAACCATGACTATCAGACACGACTCCAATGCCGTTGAGGCTCACAAGCCTGCCGTGCAACCCTCACAGGCGAAGCTGTTTACCCTggatgagatgatcaagCGACGCGCTGTGGAGCTGGGAGATACGATCTTGATGGGTGCGCCGGAGACgggtgttgatgatttcaAGGAGCATAGTGCTGTGGATATTGACAGATATGCTGATGCGGCTGTTCAAAGGCTCCAGCGCCTAGGTTTTGAGCCAGTG GATCCTACGCTTGAGAAAGCGCCTGTTGTTGGTATGCTGGGTCAATCAGGCATTCACGTGGTGATACAGATCATTGCTCTCAACAGATTAGGATACTCTTCATTTCTGATCTCGACACGCCTTGCCAGCCCAGCTATTACCCAGCTTCTCACTTTAACAGACTGCAATGTCATCCTAACAACGCCACCATTTCACCCTGTTCTGAAGGAAGTTCAACAAAACCGCCAACTCGAAATTCTTCCTCTCCTGCAAAACGCAGACATCTTTCATCTCAATGCGCCAAGATTCGTCAGAGATTACAGCCCCGAAGCGGAATCTCGCAAGGTCGCTGTCATTATTCATTCTTCCGGCTCAACAGGTCTCCCCAAGCCGATCTATCTCACCAACTCAAGCTGTATCGGAGCTTTTGCTGTGCATATGAACATGCGAGCGTTTCTCACATCGCCATTCTTCCACAGCCATGGTTTCTACGAGGTATTCCGATCGATTTACTCCGGCAAACCGATTTACTTCACAAACTACGGACTGCCCTTGACAAGAGAGACAGTTATGGCGCAGCTTAAGGCTACGAAGCCTGAGATCTTCCACTGCGTTCCTTATGTTATTAAGCTGCTTGCCGAGAGTGATGAGGGAATTCAGATGCTGGCTGATATGAAGCTTGTGCTTTATGCAGGAAGTGGATGTCCAGATGACCTGGGTGATCGGCTAGTTGAGCGCGGTGTTAACCTCTGCGGCAACTACGGGGC CACCGAAACCGGAAGACTCGCTACGTCGGCTCGTCCTGAGGGTGATAAGGCCTGGAACTATATCCGTGTACTCCCTCCAGCAGAACCCTACACTATCTTTGACGAAGTCGCTCCCGGCCTGTTCGAATGCGTTGCTTTAGATGGCCTTCCGTCAAAGAGCACTACCAACTCAGATAACCCACCTGGATCGTTCCGTACGCGAGATCTTTTTACACAACATCCTACGAGGCCTAATCTCTGGAAATTCGCCTGTCGTTTAGATGACCGTTTCACTCTCATCAATGGCGAAAAGGTTCTTCCCATTCCTATCGAGGGTCGAATTCGACAGGAGGAAATCGTCAAGGAAGCGATTGTCTTCGGTGATGGAAGGACATATCCCGGTATTCTGATTGTCAAGGCTGATCGGGTGGCCGACATGCCCGACGATGAGTTCCTTGACACCATCTGGCCGTCTGTTGAAGACGCGAACTCCCGGGCAGAGTCATTCTCACGAATCCCCAAGGAACTGGTTGTAATTGTGCCAGCTGATTCAGATTACCCGCGTACGGATAAGGGTACTTTCATCAGAGTACCTACATATCGCCAgttcgagaaggagatcgaggCTGCTTATAACAGGTACGAGGGTCAAGGCGACGAAGCAGGCTCGCTTAAACTCGAAGGTTCAGAGCTAGAAGATTACCTTCTTCAACAGTTGAAGAGCAAGTGCGGTGCCGATCTAGGGTCTTCTGAAGCAGATTTCTTTGCCTCTGGAGTTGATAGTCTTCAGTGCATTCAGATGTGGAGTCTCATCAAGCGAGAGATCTACCTTGGTGGTAGACAATCTGAGCTGGGACAGAATGTGTTGTACGAGACTGGTAATGTCAAGTTACTTGCTCGCCAACTTGAGAGATTGAGAAATGGCGCGAGTGATGAGGCGCAGGATCAGTTAAAGGTTATGGAGGATCTGATCGAGAAATACTCTACGTTTGAACGTCATGTTCCGGGATCAGCAGCCCAACCTGAGAAGGAGCTCGTGTTGCTCACTGGTGTTACTGGCGCTCTTGGAGCACATGCGCTCGCTCAACTCACCGCTCAACCCAATGTTGGCGCAGTATGGGCTTTGGTCCGAGCAGCCAGCGACACTGCCGCCACCGAAAGACTCTACAGCTCCCTCCAAGCTCGCGGTCTATCCCTCAACGAAGAGCAACGCAGCAAAGTCCTCGCTCTACCCTGCGATCTCAGCCGTCTAGACCTCGGCCTCAGCGAATCCCACATCTCCGAGCTCCGCACCAAACTCACAGCAATAATCCACAGCGCATGGGCagtcaacttcaacatctccgTGCAGTCCTTCGAAGATCAGCACATCAAAGCCGTGCACAATTTAATCCAACTAAGTCTCTCCGTGCAAACACCCAAGCCCGCGcgattcttcttctgctcttctgtTTCATCGGCGGGAGGATCACCACGCCCTGGAAAGGTTCTTGAAGCGCAAGTTCCTTCACCTGCACATGCTCAGCATACTGGTTATGCGAGGTCTAAATATGTTGCTGAACATATTACTGGCAATGCTTGTAAGAACGCTGGTGCCGTTGCGAGGGTTTTGAGATTGGGACAGTTGGTTGGTGATACAAAGGTTGGGGAGTGGAATACTACTGAGGGAATTCCTTTGATGATTCAGACGGCTGTTACGCTTGGTGCCTTGCCATCTTTGAATGAG GAAATGACCTGGCTACCGGTTGATCTCGCTGCTTCAACGATTCTCGACCTCGCCAACCTCGGcgcatcatcaccttcagaCCGTTCTTCCGACCCTGATCTCGTCTATCACATCCTTAACCCTGTGCGCTTCCACTGGGCAAACGACATGCTTCCCTCCATGACAAAAGCCGGGTTCAAGTTTGAGACCCTCCCCACAGATCAATGGATGGACCGTCTTCGCAACTCAGAGCGCGATCCTGCCAAGAACCCTCCTATCAAGCTACTAGATTGGTTTGAGGGTAAGTATGGCAACAAGGCTGCCTCGTCAGCGGAAAAAGGACCGTTGGATTACCTTACGGATAAGTCAAGGGAGGACAGTGAGACGTTGAGAAATGTGCCGGATGTCACGAATGTGGATTATGTCAAGATGATGCTTGGAAGGTTGCAGGCACGTTGGGCAGAGAAGGTTTGA
- a CDS encoding hypothetical protein (EggNog:ENOG41~SMCOG1005:Drug resistance transporter, EmrB/QacA~antiSMASH:Cluster_5.1) encodes MSSETAPLLGAPEPSSSDVSHNAARPANPKRLSAGVARMAVVSRNLTRAHRIWLFTGIFLVGYAYGLESQVRLAYQSYATSSFDLHSYLSTINVLRNVIAVAIQPTAAKVADVFGRFEVIAISTVLYTLGIAIESTAPSVEVFCTGSVIYQTGYTCIVLLLEVLIADFSSMRARVFFSYLPAIPFLINTWISGNITSAVLSTTTWRWGLGMWAIIYPIASLPLLSCLYFLERKTWESESGKESDEIVLVSLKTKRGRADLFHQLDIIGLVLLVLAFSLILAPLTVAGGTASHWRSWYIILPLVLGFCFMIAFIAWEQRGARHPLVPFHLLRDRGVWSALAVRSLLNLAWCTQGNYLYTILIVAFDFSIENATRIISFFSFFGVITGVLAGLVIFKIRRLKFIIVGGTLLFMVAFGVLILYPGGASTSSQDGIIAAQILLGVAGGFFAYPTQASIQASATREHVAILTGLYLSFYNVGSALGTCLSGAIWTQTLYKALKHNLDFQPDETLAKRIYNSPFAVIPDYPVGTAIRDAIISSYSSVQRLLCVAGICVCIPMIIFALALRNPRLSEQQVQTEDEENQED; translated from the coding sequence ATGTCCTCAGAAACAGCGCCGCTTCTGGGCGCTCCAGAACCAAGCTCAAGTGACGTATCGCATAATGCCGCGAGGCCTGCTAATCCTAAGAGGCTTTCGGCTGGCGTGGCGCGCATGGCGGTGGTGTCGAGAAACCTCACCCGCGCACATCGGATCTGGCTCTTTACGGGTATTTTCCTCGTCGGGTATGCGTATGGTTTAGAGAGTCAGGTTCGTTTGGCGTATCAGTCCTATGCAACGTCGAGTTTTGATCTGCATTCGTATCTTTCTACGATTAATGTCTTGCGCAATGTTATCGCCGTGGCAATCCAACCTACGGCGGCAAAGGTGGCAGATGTCTTTGGCAGGTTCGAAGTCATCGCCATTTCAACAGTTCTTTATACCCTCGGAATCGCGATCGAGTCAACTGCGCCGTCAGTCGAGGTCTTCTGCACGGGATCGGTTATTTACCAAACGGGATATACATGCATAGTGCTTCTTTTGGAAGTTCTCATCGCCGACTTCTCATCCATGCGAGCGCGCGTCTTTTTCAGCTATCTCCCAGCGATACCATTCTTGATCAACACATGGATCAGTGGAAACATCACGTCTGCAGTGCTGAGCACGACGACCTGGAGATGGGGTCTTGGAATGTGGGCTATCATCTACCCCATTGCCTCACTGCCTCTCCTATCCTGCCTTTACTTCCTCGAGAGGAAAACCTGGGAATCTGAAAGCGGCAAGGAGAGTGATGAGATTGTCCTGGTTTCTCTCAAGACCAAAAGAGGTAGAGCAGATCTGTTCCACCAACTCGACATCATCggacttgttcttcttgtacTCGCCTTCTCGCTCATTCTGGCCCCTTTAACCGTCGCTGGAGGTACCGCCAGTCACTGGCGTAGCTGGTACATTATCCTCCCTCTGGTCCTCGGCTTCTGTTTCATGATCGCTTTCATCGCTTGGGAACAACGTGGTGCTCGTCATCCTCTCGTCCCATTCCACCTGCTTCGTGACAGAGGTGTCTGGTCGGCCTTGGCAGTTCGGAGTCTTCTTAACCTAGCATGGTGCACGCAAGGAAACTACCTCTACACGATTCTCATAGTCGCCTTTGACTTTTCTATCGAGAACGCTACCCGCATCATCTCgttcttctcattcttcGGAGTCATCACTGGAGTTCTAGCTGGTCTAGTCATCTTTAAGATCCGTCGActcaagttcatcattgTCGGGGGTACACTTCTGTTTATGGTTGCTTTCGGTGTTTTGATCTTATACCCTGGTGgagcttcaacatcgtctCAAGACGGAATCATCGCCGCACAGATTCTTCTCGGAGTGGCGGGCGGGTTCTTCGCTTATCCGACTCAAGCATCTATCCAAGCCTCAGCAACTCGAGAGCACGTGGCCATTCTCACAGGTCTTTACCTCTCATTCTACAACGTAGGAAGTGCCCTTGGTACATGTCTCTCTGGTGCCATCTGGACTCAAACTCTTTACAAAGCTCTGAAGCATAACCTGGATTTCCAACCAGACGAAACCCTGGCAAAGAGAATTTACAACTCGCCTTTTGCCGTGATCCCGGACTATCCAGTCGGAACGGCCATTCGAGACGCGATTATCAGCAGCTACAGCTCCGTACAGAGACTTCTCTGCGTCGCCGGAATCTGCGTTTGCATACCCATGATCATATTCGCACTTGCCCTGAGGAACCCGAGGCTGTCGGAGCAGCAGGTCCAgacggaggatgaggaaaACCAAGAAGACTGA
- a CDS encoding hypothetical protein (antiSMASH:Cluster_5.1) has product MAVEVVGTKGTGGTTGAALFFLLLFTTSQTAKAAETIPATVAGRPTPRPTPRPILFSDDMPPDLPFETSVGDGASSVDALADAVSGAVDAGILLVGKVSDAVRIGRLKMITSAVGWTSVHQTSEAEIS; this is encoded by the coding sequence ATGGCTGTCGAAGTTGTTGGGACTAAGGGAACTGGTGGCACTACTGGCGCcgctcttttcttcctcctcctctttacCACCAGCCAAACTGCCAAAGCAGCTGAGACTATACCTGCCACAGTTGCAGGTAGGCCAACACCAAGGCCAACACCAAGGCCTATCTTGTTCTCTGACGACATGCCCCCAGACTTGCCTTTCGAAACCTCGGTGGGGGATGGTGCCTCTTCAGTCGATGCACTAGCCGATGCTGTTTCCGGTGCCGTTGATGCTGGAATTCTATTAGTTGGGAAAGTATCCGATGCTGTCAGAATAGGTCGATTGAAAATGATCACTTCTGCTGTGGGTTGGACATCCGTGCACCAAACAAGTGAAGCAGAGATATCGTAG
- a CDS encoding hypothetical protein (antiSMASH:Cluster_5.1) produces MEDPTLFIHWFFSCLSLLIMGVRLIWRKVAKQKYVLGDYLTMGAILCCAVRLALIHVVLTWGTNNIKPSLREKMVFTDEIIYRREIGSKFAITNRVFYNSFLWLQKLVLLDVYRRLLLNLRYQKTIMYSFLLVFFGTYVAVQVTTFSECVPFHLYWQVVPDPGTCSKAQLQLIVVGVLNIVTDVMLLAVPIPLFFSLKTSWKRKLKLYVLFTLGIFIVAITVIRLPINSMNKDSQVNRTTWASTELLTATIVVNAPTLYGFWNKKRQGTGYVYSHSQSNGTGMRSRKNTRVNDTLGDDPTTETFALGTVHHTRQPSEGILRTQEITVTEYIDSRKNSKGTGSRTDETEVASNSSQLSILRDQK; encoded by the exons ATGGAGGATCCTACGCTGTTCATTCACTGgttcttcagctgcttgTCACTCCTGATCATGGGGGTGCGGCTGATATGGAGAAAAGTCGCCAAGCAGAAGTATGTGCTTGGTGATTACCTCACAATGGGCGCCATTCTATGCTGTGCTGTGAGATTGGCGCTCATTCATGTCGTTCTCACTTGGGGAACGAATAATATCAAACCGAGTCTTCGAGAGAAGATGGTTTTTACGGATGAGATTATTTATCGACGGGAGATTGGGAGTAAATTCGCCATTACCAATCGAGTCTTTTACAATTCATT CCTTTGGTTACAGAAGCTTGTGCTTCTCGATGTTTATCGACGATTACTCCTCAACTTACGATATCAGAAGACGATTATGTATTCTTTTCTCCTCGTTTTCTTCGGTACTTACGTTGCTGTCCAAGTCACGACTTTCAGCGAGTGCGTGCCATTTCATTTGTACTGGCAGGTCGTTCCCGATCCTGGAACATGCTCCAAGGCCCAGCTAcagctcatcgtcgtcggcgttctcaacatcgtcacTGACGTGATGCTTCTCGCTGTCCCGATTCCATTATTCTTTTCGCTCAAGACATCCTGGAAGCGCAAACTCAAATTATATGTTCTCTTCACTCTCGGTATTTTTATCGTCGCTATTACCGTCATCCGATTGCCGATCAACTCCATGAACAAAGACAGCCAAGTCAATCGTACGACATGGGCCAGCACAGAGCTTCTGACCGCGACAATCGTTGTCAACGCACCGACGCTATATGGATTCTGGAATAAGAAGAGACAGGGCACTGGATATGTTTATTCTCACTCACAATCCAACGGAACGGGGATGCGGAGTAGGAAGAACACGAGGGTAAACGATACACTTGGAGACGACCCTACGACAGAAACATTCGCTCTCGGTACTGTCCATCACACTCGGCAACCTTCTGAGGGTATTCTAAGGACTCAAGAAATTACTGTCACGGAATACATTGACTCCCGAAAGAATTCCAAGGGCACGGGTTCACGGACGGATGAGACGGAGGTTGCGTCGAATTCGAGCCAACTGAGCATCCTACGGGATCAAAAATAG
- a CDS encoding hypothetical protein (EggNog:ENOG41~antiSMASH:Cluster_5.1) produces MRFTSLLVAATATFTQCLAASYGSYGEVPAIRTYFMVGGGYADDGAGGEIFRDQMYVERLVPTKGPYKSTPLVFIHGQAQTGTNFLNKPDGGRGWASQFINQGYEVYIVDQTFRGRSAWAPLAGATKPSTYSAQIIEQRFTAVQEFNLWPQSQKHTQWPGTGKRGDPVFDAFYASNVQFINNATYQQETVQAAGAALLDKIGKPVILLGHSQGGMMPILVADARPKLTKGLILLEPSGPPFRDAVFSTKASRAYGLTDIPLVYSPAVTDPSTDLVQEVQPSRGKDFVECILQAKKPAPRRLVNLAKKPILLITSEASYHMPYDYCIARYLKQAGCSKTKHIELGEVGIHGNGHMMFMEKNSDQIQALVERWVRST; encoded by the exons ATGCGTTTCACCTCCCTCCTAGTCGCTGCTACCGCGACATTCACGCAATGTCTCGCTGCGAGCTATGGAAGCTATGGTGAAGTCCCTGCTATTCGCACATACTTCATGGTCGGTGGAGGTTATGCAGATGATGGTGCAGGCGGAGAGATCTTCCGTGATCAGATGTACGTGGAGAGACTGGTCCCTACCAAGGGACCATACAAGTCTACGCCTCTCGTATTCATCCACGGACAGGCCCAAACAGGAACC AATTTCCTAAATAAGCCTGACGGAGGCCGTGGTTGGGCGAGCCAGTTCATCAACCAGGGCTACGAAGTTTATATCGTCGATCAGACCTTCCGAGGACGATCGGCATGGGCGCCCCTCGCCGGTGCTACCAAGCCCTCCACATACTCGGCCCAGATCATCGAGCAGCGCTTCACTGCCGTGCAGGAGTTCAACCTGTGGCCCCAGTCTCAGAAGCACACCCAGTGGCCTGGTACCGGCAAGCGAGGAGACCCTGTCTTTGACGCCTTCTATGCTTCCAACGTCCagttcatcaacaacgccaCATACCAGCAGGAGACCGTCcaggctgctggtgctgcccttcttgacaagattggCAAGCCTGTTATCCTCCTTGGTCACAGCCAAGGTGGTATGATGCCCATTCTTGTCGCTGATGCCCGCCCCAAGCTCACCAAGggcctcatccttcttgagccCTCTGGCCCTCCCTTCCGAGACGCCGTCTTCAGCACCAAGGCCTCTCGCGCCTACGGTCTGACTGACATTCCCCTCGTCTACAGCCCTGCCGTCACCGACCCCTCCACCGATCTCGTCCAAGAGGTCCAGCCCAGCCGTGGCAAGGACTTTGTCGAGTGTATCCtccaagccaagaagcctgCCCCTCGCCGTctcgtcaaccttgccaagaagcccatcctcctcatcacctcTGAGGCTTCTTATCACATGCCTTATGACTACTGCATTGCTCGTTACCTCAAGCAGGCAGGTTgctccaagaccaagcacaTCGAGCTTGGTGAGGTTGGCATCCACGGCAATGGACACATGATGTTTATGGAGAAGAACAGTGATCAGATCCAGGCTCTTGTCGAGCGCTGGGTGCGATCAACATAA
- a CDS encoding hypothetical protein (antiSMASH:Cluster_5.1) gives MVLFTIINLASSAFYLKPIFTDDPNGTTTQSIRWFMKAPLNWDNNMKVKCQPKILSVGDRIFSTNLGFQYSVKALTSSDDDSAFRKTYPSIAYLNNTLEDCYLTKVDINLRKSDARASNSWWLSWITTFTDATASCNVMTSEGLVNITLGAEYTGQSDHIYDYVIEDNYNTHASTWWGTRLLNIYFTGILSTMSQTQDLGDDSYWMTGGITFTTNPTIKELSIRDPKLFNLAGWFLSSDGFIQNEREFLLPTKHFLYLRPAALNDTSFIKTDQKNQFVPVVWESLHYTRILHSLIAVDLGNKNAPSLLLDEKNLRYAILPPDDPNRKNGSFLNGSSLTGQATRYAQIPKPGAPAPPTEKDLVLLNETYDMFASKMGPLGSKDATIVSQYLCSVPQSKSPGVMLLAILLADLVFLQAAWVIYNWVAGSMLSSSQMQTCQGCIGGPVQVAEKNGFLNDRKATVTSGSYVSISADEGAGSSLLMREAK, from the exons ATGGTTTTGTTTACGATCATCAATCTTGCGTCGAGTGCGTTTTATCTCAAGCCCATCTTCACTGATGATCCTAATGGTACAACCACTCAATCAATTCG ATGGTTTATGAAAGCACCTCTGAACTGGGACAATAATATGAAAGTCAAATGCCAGCCCAAGATATTATCTGTCGGCGATCGTATTTTCTCGACCAACCTTGGTTTTCAATACTCCGTCAAGGCTCTCACGTCATCAGACGACGACTCAGCTTTTCGAAAGACATATCCTTCCATTGCATATTTGAATAATACTCTTGAAGACTGCTATCTCACAAAAGTCGATATTAACCTTCGAAAATCAGATGCTAGAGCGTCAAACAGCTGGTGGCTCTCCTGGATCACGACTTTCACTGATGCCACAGCCTCTTGCAATGTCATGACAAGTGAAGGCCTAGTGAACATTACCCTTGGTGCTGAATACACTGGTCAGAGTGATCACATATATGATTATGTTATCGAGGATAACTACAATACTCATGCAAGTACCTGGTGGGGAACAAGATTGCTGAATATTTATTTCACGGGTATTCTGTCAACTATGTCGCAAACTCAAGATCTGGGAGATGATTCGTATTGGATGACGGGAGGGATCACATTCACGACTAATCCGACTATCAAAGA ATTAAGCATTCGTGACCCAAAGTTATTCAACCTCGCTGGATGGTTTCTTTCCTCTGATGGGTTTATCCAGAACGAACGTGAGTTTCTTCTCCCTACTAAGCATTTCTTATACTTACGGCCCGCAGCTCTCAATGACACATCTTTCATCAAGACTGACCAAAAG AATCAGTTTGTCCCAGTTGTATGGGAAAGTCTCCACTACACAAGAATTCTTCACTCCCTCATCGCCGTTGACCTCGGAAACAAGAACGCGCCCAGTCTGCTCCTTGATGAAAAGAATCTTCGATATGCCATACTTCCACCAGATGATCCAAATCGCAAAAATGGCTCTTTTTTAAATGGCTCATCATTAACTGGCCAAGCTACACGCTATGCCCAAATCCCAAAACCAGGAGCACCAGCTCCACCGACGGAAAAGGACCTTGTTCTTCTAAACGAAACTTATGATATGTTTGCCAGTAAAATGGGCCCGCTGGGCAGCAAAGATGCTACGATAGTCTCGCAGTATCTCTGTTCTGTGCCGCAGAGTAAGAGTCCGGGTGTGATGCTCTTGGCGATCCTTCTTGCAGATCTTGTATTTCTGCAAGCAGCATGGGTGATTTATAATTGGGTTGCTGGAAGTATGTTGTCATCTTCGCAGATGCAGACGTGTCAAGGATGTATTGGAGGTCCTGTTCaagttgctgagaagaatgggTTTCTGAATGATAGGAAGGCTACGGTGACTTCTGGAAGCTACGTGAGTATTAGTGCCGATGAAGGAGCTGGTAGTAGTTTACTGATGAGGGAGGCCAAGTGA
- a CDS encoding hypothetical protein (EggNog:ENOG41~antiSMASH:Cluster_5.1) produces MDSAKAARTISNLGRLVDRDEALISDWDVTRAPRRLLPDGTYDETPRLSKAYLKADPRYAAVREQPVIGQAFSRTFIGRVQQAAHFPVARNFMIYHSIPQDCELGQPCNHWGILDEADWYNHLESLCLQVVAVQSDFVARGQSGFGLVHMFDDQEPQELKITTAPAYIFQCMKPDFGIIERVGYMVVCWRLIDSSPNAEIKWMDQYGRCIQVGMLGGACVV; encoded by the exons ATGGATTCTGCAAAGGCTGCCCGTACCATTTCCAACCTAGGACGACTCGTCGACCGTGATGAGGCGCTTATCAGCGACTGGGATGTAACTCGAGCACCCCGTCGCCTTCTTCCCGATGGAACCTATGACGAGACCCCACGCCTTAGCAAGGCATATCTCAAGGCCGACCCAAGATATGCTGCAGTCAGAGAGCAGCCTGTAATCGGGCAAGCCTTTTCTCGCACTTTCATTGGTAGAGTTCAACAAGCTGCTCACTTCCCTGTTGCTAGAAACTTTATGATCTACCATTCGATTCCACAGGACTGTGAGCTTGGGCAGCCCTGCAATCACTGGGGTATCTTGGATGAGGCGGATTGGTACAACCACCTGGAATCCCTTTGTCTTCAGGTCGTTGCTGTGCAAAGTGACTTTGTTGCTCGGGGTCAGAGCGGTTTTGGTCTGGTTCACATGTTTGATGACCAAGAGCCTCAGGAGCTGAAGATCACCACTGCCCCTGCGTACATCTTCCAATGCATGAAGCCGGACTTTGGCATTATTGAGCGGGTTGGATACATGGTTGTTTGCTGGAGACTGATTGACTCTTCACCTAATGCGGAGATCAAGTGGATGGATCAGTATGGACGTTGCAT TCAAGTTGGTATGCTAGGAGGCGCTTGTGTGGTTTGA